Proteins from a single region of Streptomyces sp. HUAS 15-9:
- a CDS encoding alpha/beta hydrolase, which yields MGTRAAVLCAAAVVLAGSFTAVPAQAAPAAKLTWKKCGTADYPTLQCASVKVPLDHTHPSGRQITLAISRVPHTAKTYQGPLLVNPGGPGASGLMLAGFVASALPKTVAAQYDVIGFDPRGVGASTPALSCEPGYFKPVRPDSAPHTADLERAGLTRATGFAAACGKKYASVLPYIDTVSSARDLDSIRQALGAKQINYLGYSYGTYLGAVYAKLFPQRVRRLVLDSIVNPKGVWYDDNLAQDQAFEDRHRALMAWIAKYDSTYRLGTDPAKVEAKWYTMRAALAKKPAGGKVGASELEDTFMPGGYYNGYWPYLADAFAAYVNHKNPDLLVALYGKLGAVDSTGENNYSVYAAVQCRDASWPRAWDRWRQDGWAVYEKAPFMTWNNAWYNAPCAFWPTASLKPVNVANAQLPPALLFQATNDAATPYEGGVTAHRLLVGSSLVVEEGGGNHGVTLSGNNCLDKHLATYLTNGKVPRGTGETDAVCRRTPDPMPLTSKAASISSGGSALHGLLGTPR from the coding sequence ATGGGAACACGCGCAGCCGTGCTGTGCGCTGCCGCGGTCGTGCTGGCCGGTTCGTTCACGGCCGTCCCCGCGCAGGCGGCCCCGGCCGCGAAACTCACCTGGAAGAAGTGCGGCACCGCCGACTATCCGACGCTCCAGTGCGCCTCCGTGAAGGTGCCGCTCGACCACACGCACCCGTCCGGACGACAGATCACGCTCGCCATCTCGCGGGTCCCGCACACCGCCAAGACCTACCAGGGCCCGCTGCTGGTCAACCCCGGCGGCCCGGGGGCCAGCGGGCTGATGCTCGCCGGGTTCGTGGCGTCAGCGCTGCCCAAGACGGTCGCCGCCCAGTACGACGTCATCGGCTTCGACCCACGCGGCGTCGGAGCGAGCACACCCGCCCTGAGCTGCGAGCCGGGGTACTTCAAGCCGGTGCGCCCGGACTCCGCCCCGCACACGGCCGACCTCGAGCGGGCGGGCCTCACGCGCGCGACGGGGTTCGCCGCCGCCTGCGGCAAGAAGTACGCGAGCGTCCTGCCGTACATCGACACCGTCAGCTCCGCACGGGACCTGGACTCGATCCGGCAGGCGCTCGGCGCGAAACAGATCAACTACCTCGGTTACTCGTACGGCACCTACCTGGGCGCCGTCTACGCCAAGCTGTTCCCGCAGCGGGTACGCCGGCTGGTCCTGGACTCGATCGTGAACCCGAAGGGCGTCTGGTACGACGACAACCTCGCCCAGGACCAGGCCTTCGAGGACCGTCACCGCGCTCTCATGGCCTGGATCGCCAAGTACGACTCGACGTACCGGCTCGGCACCGATCCGGCGAAGGTCGAGGCCAAGTGGTACACGATGCGGGCGGCGCTCGCCAAGAAGCCGGCCGGTGGCAAGGTCGGTGCCTCCGAGCTGGAGGACACGTTCATGCCCGGCGGCTACTACAACGGCTACTGGCCCTACCTGGCCGACGCGTTCGCGGCGTACGTGAACCACAAGAACCCGGACCTGCTGGTCGCGCTGTACGGCAAACTAGGCGCCGTCGACTCCACAGGCGAGAACAACTACAGCGTCTACGCGGCGGTCCAGTGCCGTGACGCCTCCTGGCCGCGCGCCTGGGACCGCTGGCGCCAGGACGGCTGGGCGGTGTACGAGAAGGCGCCCTTCATGACCTGGAACAACGCCTGGTACAACGCACCGTGCGCGTTCTGGCCGACGGCCTCGCTGAAGCCGGTGAACGTCGCCAACGCCCAGCTGCCGCCGGCGCTGCTCTTCCAGGCGACGAACGACGCGGCCACCCCGTACGAGGGCGGTGTCACGGCCCACCGCCTGCTGGTCGGCTCCAGTCTGGTGGTCGAGGAGGGCGGCGGGAACCACGGCGTCACACTGAGCGGCAACAACTGCCTGGACAAGCACCTGGCCACATACCTGACCAACGGCAAGGTCCCACGCGGCACCGGCGAGACCGACGCGGTGTGCCGCAGGACACCGGACCCGATGCCGCTGACCAGCAAGGCGGCGTCCATCTCGTCCGGCGGCTCGGCCCTGCACGGCCTGCTCGGCACCCCGCGCTGA
- a CDS encoding Rv2578c family radical SAM protein — translation MRWENLTVESEHGRAADAALFGADAVTTRTFDTPEFHGITFHEIRARSILNRVPGASRMPFEWTVNPYRGCTHACVYCFARKTHSYLDLDTGTGFDTQIVVKVNAPELLRRQLGSRRWQGEHIAMGTNVDCYQRAEGRYRLMPGIISALRDHANPFSVLTKGTLILRDLDLLKQAAEVTDVGISVSVGFTDPALWRTVEPGTPAPERRLEVVRTLGEHGIGCGVLMAPVVPFLSDDPAQLRATVRAIAAAGATSVTPLVLHLRPGAREWFMSWLSAHHPHLVRRYERLYAEGAYAPKWYQRRITRQVHELAQEYGIGPTRAGMPRRIHPPEPTEPTSPEAGMSEPTQLTLI, via the coding sequence GAGTCCGAACACGGCCGGGCCGCCGATGCCGCGCTGTTCGGCGCGGACGCGGTGACCACCCGCACCTTCGACACGCCCGAGTTCCACGGGATCACCTTCCATGAGATCCGGGCCCGCTCGATCCTCAACCGGGTGCCGGGCGCCTCGCGCATGCCCTTCGAGTGGACGGTCAATCCGTACCGGGGCTGCACGCACGCGTGCGTGTACTGCTTCGCGCGCAAGACGCACAGCTATCTGGACCTCGACACCGGGACCGGCTTCGACACCCAGATCGTGGTCAAGGTGAACGCGCCGGAGCTGCTGCGCCGCCAGCTCGGCTCCCGCCGCTGGCAGGGCGAGCACATCGCGATGGGCACGAACGTCGACTGCTACCAGCGCGCCGAGGGCCGCTACCGCCTGATGCCGGGCATCATCTCCGCCCTGCGCGACCACGCGAACCCCTTCTCCGTCCTGACGAAGGGCACCCTGATCCTGCGCGACCTCGACCTGCTGAAGCAGGCGGCCGAGGTCACGGACGTCGGCATCTCGGTCTCCGTCGGCTTCACCGACCCCGCCCTGTGGCGCACGGTCGAGCCGGGCACACCCGCGCCCGAGCGGCGCCTGGAGGTCGTACGGACGCTCGGCGAGCACGGCATCGGCTGCGGTGTGCTGATGGCGCCGGTGGTCCCGTTCCTGAGCGACGACCCGGCCCAACTGCGCGCCACGGTGCGGGCGATCGCGGCCGCCGGGGCCACCTCCGTGACCCCGCTGGTGCTGCATCTGCGGCCGGGGGCCCGCGAGTGGTTCATGTCCTGGCTGTCGGCGCACCATCCGCACCTGGTGCGCCGCTACGAGCGGCTGTACGCGGAGGGCGCCTATGCGCCGAAGTGGTACCAGCGCCGGATCACCCGTCAGGTCCATGAACTGGCACAGGAGTACGGCATCGGCCCCACGCGCGCGGGGATGCCACGCCGGATCCATCCGCCCGAGCCGACCGAACCCACGAGCCCCGAGGCCGGGATGTCCGAACCGACCCAACTCACCCTGATCTGA